The genomic stretch TGGTGCTTTAGGTGGTCGTGGCCTGTTTGGCGTTGAGTTGTTTGTCAAAGGCGACGACGTGTGGTTCTCCGAAGTGAGCCCACGCCCGCACGATACCGGCTTGGTGACCTTGATGAGCCAGTATTTCTCAGAATTCGAACTGCACGCGCGCGCGATCTTGGGCTTGCCGGTTGATGTCAGCCAACGCGAGCCTGCGGCCAGCGCGGTGATTTATGGTGGTGTCGAAGAAGCGGGCATCGCCTTTGACGGTGTCGCTGCCGCCTTGGCCGTGCCGCGCAGCGATTTACGCCTATTCGGTAAGCCAGAAGCTTTTGAGCGCCGCCGCATGGGCGTGGCTTTGGCTGCTGGGCACGACACCGATGTGGCGCGCGATCGCGCTAAATTGGCGGCGGGCTTGGTGCAGCCGGTTATCGTCGAAAATGAATAGCGAGAGAAGTAAATAAGATGAGCTTGCCGGTACTTGATGCCTTTGATCATGTGCACATTTATGTTGCAGATCGAATCCGCGCTGAAGCTTGGTATCAACAAGTCTTAGGTTTCACGCGGAGTGCTGAGCTCGAATTTTGGGCTGTCGATGGTGGGCCTTTAACGTTGCAAAACGCCAGTGGCTCAGTGCATTTAGCACTATTTCAAAAAGCAAACGCCAGCGCTGGGCCAACTGTTGCTTTTCGCGTCGGCGCGCAAGCTTTTGGCGACTGGCGCGCGCATTTGCAGCGCCATGAAGTCAGCGTTGATTTACAAGATCATCAAGTATCGCTGTCATTGTATTTTGCTGATCCTGATGGCAATCGTTATGAAATCACCACGTATGACTATGCGAGCGCGCGCGATTTACTCGCGCTCAATTGACCGCTGGCAAGTTAAATCGCGCATTTTGTAGCAAAAGCACACAGCGAAGACCGCAGGGTTTGATACACTGCGGTCTTTGCTTTTTGAAGTAGTGCGCCACATGTCCGATTTATCTAGCTATCGCAATCGTCTTGCCAAAAACGCCCGTCACTGGGGCAAATGGGCTCGTCGTCAGGGTTTGCAGTGCTATCGCATTTACGATAGAGATGTGCCCGAATACCCGATGATTGTTGATGTCTACGCTGATCGCGTGCATTTGCAAGAGTTCGATACTGGTTGGGTTGAGTCGGATGAAGACTACTCGGCGTGGATCGACGAAGTGCATGCGGCAACGGCCGAAGTGCTGGGTTTGCCGATCGAACACGTGTCGCTGAAAATCCGCAAACGGATGAAAGGCCTGACGCAGTACGAGAAAAACGAAGAGTCGGGCGAGTTTTTTGTCGTCGAAGAAAACGGTCTCAAATTCGAAGTTAACCTCGACGCTTACCTCGACACCGGCCTGTTTCTCGATCACCGCAACACGCGCAAACGCGTGATGGGCGAGGCCGCTGGTAAGCGTTTTCTGAATTTATTTAGCTATACCGGTGCGTTCAGTGTGTACGCTGCGGCGGGTGGCGCGGCGAGCACGCTGACGGTCGATTTATCGAATACCTATCTGGAATGGGCGGGCCGCAATTTTGCGCTGAACGGCATGGATCCAGCCAAGCATCAGCGCGTTCGTGCCGATGTGTTTGAGTTTTTGCGCGAAGCAACGTGCAGCCCGCAAAAATACGATTTGATTGTGATGGACCCGCCAAGCTTTTCCAATTCGAAAAAAATGCTCGGCGTACTCGATGTGCAGCGCGATCATGCTTACTTGATCGAATCGTGTATGAGTATGCTCGCACCCGGTGGCGTGCTGTATTTCTCAAATAATTTGCGCAGCTTTGAGCTTGATCCGATGTTTGTCGGCCAGTGCGAAAACCTGACCGCGCAATCGGTGCCGGAAGACTTCCGCAATAAGCGGATTCATCAGTGTTTCCGTTTCACCAAACGAGCGATTTAACAAGGCTGCGCATCCCGTGATCGCTGTTTAGGTGGTACTCGAAATCCTCATGTACGGTAAGTACATTCCGGTTTCTGCGTTCCAGCCGCACAGCGCTGACGCTCGCTCTCGTTAAACTCGCACTTATATTTTTGATGATGTCGTCGATGAGTTATCCCTTTTACCCCGCGCCGCTGGTGCTGCTCGATCTGGAAACCACCGGCGCGAAGCCCGCGAGCGATCGAATTACTGAAATCGGCTTGGTGCATATCAACCAAGTTGATGAGGGTATTGCTAGCTGGAGCGCTTTGGTTAATCCTTGTCAGGCAATACCCCCGTTTATTCAGGAGCTAACGGGGATTGATGACGCAATGGTGGCCAATGCGCCAACGTTTGCGGATCTTGCTGATGAAGTGCTCGCCAAGCTGGATGATCGCATCTTTGTTGCGCACAATGCGCGCTTTGATTACACCTTTTTGCGCAATGAATTTAAGCGCCTAGGCATGACGTTTCGTGCCAAAGTACTGTGCACGGTGCAATTGTCGCGCAAGCTCTACCCCGATGAATTCAAACACAGCTTGGATGCGCTGATCGCGCGCCATGGGCTGGAATATCACGGTGAGCGCCATCGTGCGCTGACCGACGCTGAGCTGATTTATCAATTTTTAAACGCAGCTGTGAAAGATCTTGGCGCGGAACGCGTACAGGCGGCGATTGACGAATTGATTCGCCCACCAGCGTTGCCGCCGCAAATTGATGAGCGCGTGATCGACGATCTGCCCGATACCGCTGGCGTGTATATATTTTATGGCGAGCGGGACGAGGCGCTGTTTGTCGGCAGCAATAGCAATTTGCGCCGCCGCGTGTTGCAGCACTTCGGCAAAAAAGCGGGAGATGGGCAAGCGGCGCATTTGTCCGCTGCGCTGCGCCGGATTGATTGGATCGAAACCTCGGGTGATTTAGGCTCGGCCTTGCTCGAACGTCGTTTGCTGAGCCAATTACGCCCACGCTTTAATCCATCGGTGCGTGGCAAGGTCGATCAGACGCAAAGCGTGTGGGAAGTGGTTTTGCCTGAACTCGGCGCGAGCGAACAAGCCCTGCAAATTAGACTGCTACCGCTATCTGATATGCCGCAAGCAAAGGGTGACTTATTTGGCCCGTTTCGCGGCGCGCGTGAAGCGCAAAATGTGCTTAATCGGATTATCAAAGGGCAGGGCTTGTGCCGCGTGACGTTGGGCCTCGAAAAACCAAAGAAAAGCGCTCACGCTGGCGCATGCGCGGCGTTTGCGCAAGGCGAATGCCACGGTGCTTGCGTAGGGCGTGAACCCGTCAGCATGCACCATGCGCGATTGTTATCGGCTTTATCTAAACACAAACTCGCTGAGTGGCCGTACACAGGGCCGATCGGCATTACCGAAGGGCCGGAGTGGGCGCAGGTGATGCATGTGATCGATCAGTGGGTATACTTGGGTGAGGTACGTGATCAGAGTGAACTAGCAGAGGTGCTTGCAGCGCCATACCCTGATTATGATTTGGATATGGCGAAACTGATACGCTCAGAAATTAAAAAGGCCCAGCACATCAGCATCCTTAAAGCTTAATTCCCTAAGCGATGTTCAGCTCGGCGCCAGCAGGTATGTGGGGCTTCGTCGGGCCAGCACATGACGGTTGGGCTGCTGAAGGTGGATTTTGTCATCGGCGGCTTGACGTCGAACATCGCTAACGTCATCCCTGCTGTGAGCACAATAATCACAAAACTGATTTTTTCTAGCATCGGGTTTCCCCTAAGGAAGAATCAGTCTCAATTCTATATTTCTTTATTGGAAATATATTGTTAAATATTTAGTAAGCTGATGATCGGTTATGGGTAATAAAAAAGCCAAGCGAATTGCTTGGCTTTTTGGCGTTGAGCAATCAATTAAGCAAAAATCGCTTGAATATCATCGCTCTCGCTCAGCGTGAATTTCTTATCGGTTGGCACGAGTTGGTTGCCGTCAAATTGGCCGATGTGGTAAATCGTACCAAACGAGAACGTTGGCGCAGCCGCACCTTGACCGCCACAGACTTCAGCGCCACGGCGGACATTATCCGCCATCCAGCCTGGCAAACGCAGGTGGTATGGATTGCGACGTACTTCTTCCACGTGACACGCAAGCGCAGCGATCAAATCAGCGGTGTCTTGCTCGTTGGTTGCGATCAGTGCATTTGGCGCTTCCATTTGACGCCAGAATTCACTTTGTACGATGGTGCAGCTGTGGTTCGCTGCTTTCAAGGCATCGACCACGAGGTAATGTGTACCGATGTGCGCTGAGTGGTAGTCATTATTGTGCGGGCAAACCACCACTTTCGGTTTGTGTTCGCTGATGATTTTAGCAATCACGGACACTTTCTCGGCCCATGCTGCTGGATCGCTATCGCGCGTTTTGGTCGTTACTGACATCAGGCCGCCTGGAATGGTTTCCAATAGACCCCAGCCGAGGTAATCGCAGGCGTTTTTCAGCTCAACCCAACGCTCTGGCTGGCGTTTGGCGTTTGAGCCTTGCGTTACCGCAACGTTGATTACGTTAAAGCCCGCTTCGCGGCCCAAGCGCAATGGAAGTGCGCCGATAATGCATTCATCGTCAGGGTGAGGAGCGAAAATCATCGCGACAGGTGCATCAGCAGCCACGGTTTTGGCGGCGCTACCCAAAGTGCTTAAATCACTAAAAAGTGGGGCATCTTGTTTTTGTAATAGCTCGTTATGCGCTTGTACGAGTGCGAGGTAAGGATTGCTCATTCGATGATCGCTCCAACAGTGAGGGTAAATGATGCCCTAAGGTCCGCAATCTGCGTCGCGTAAGGCATGTGCAGAATAGGCAAGAGTATAGGCGCTCCGCCTTGCTCGACCAAGTGCTTTTGTGGCTTAGTTCGGATTCCTCTGATGATTCTCAGCTTTTTGGCCGAAAGCGGTTCTGATGCAACGCGTCAAATCTGGCAGAATGTGACAGGAAGCTTTAATCACTAAAAACACGACCTACTTTCATGCGCTATTTTTATTCCTCGTTTGTTGTAACACTGTGCGGTTTATTCGGCGCGTGGCTGCTTGCTGGCTGGGCTGGTTTGTGGATTGCGTTTAATTTGGCCTTGCTTGAGACCAGCCTCAGTTTCGATAACGCGGTGGTGAATGCATCGGTGCTCAAGCATTGGGATGAAAAATGGCGGCGGCGTTTTTTATTGTGGGGTATGTTGATTGCAGTGTTTGGCATGCGGGTGATTTTTCCGCTGATTATTGTGGCGGTAATAGCTGGCATGGCGCCGATGCCGGGGCCGATGGCGTTGTGGGAGTATTTGAATACGCATATTTGGCCTGCGCATGATGTGCTGTCGATGGCGATTATTCAACCAGATCGTTATGCGGCGATTTTGTCTTCCGCGCATATCGAAGTGACTGCTTTTGGGGGGGCTTTTTTGCTGTTGGTCTTCCTCAATTTTTTTATCGATTACGAAAAAGACACGCACTGGTTTGCGCCGCTGGAGCACATTTTGGCCAAACTGGGTCGGATTGAGATGGCCGCCGTGTTGGTCAGTTTGCTGACTTTGCTGTTGCTAGCGGCAAGTATGCCGATTGCGACGGCGCAGCGATTCCTAGTGGCAGGCTTGTGGGGGGTGATCGTATTTATCGTGGTCGATGGACTGGGTGAGGTGATTGGCGATGAGGGTGCTGCGGCGAAAACGGGGTGGGCAGGCTTTATTTACTTAGAAATCCTCGATGCATCATTTTCGTTTGACGGGGTGTTGGGGGCCTTTGCGCTGACGAAAAATATTTTTCTGATTGCGATTGGCCTGGGTATTGGTGCGATGTTTGTTCGTAGCTTTACACTGATGCTGGTCGAAAAAGGAACGCTAAACGCGTTTAAATATCTGGAGCACGGTGCATTTTGGGCGATAGGTGCGCTCGCGGCGGTAATGCTGCTGGCCGCACAGATGCATGTGCCTGAAGTCATTACCGGTGGCGTGGCTGCGCTCTTAATTATGCTCTCTGCACTGCATTCTTGGTTTATTCGGCCAAGTGGTGGGGTATCTTCATCGAGCTGATTTTTAATAAAGCTTTGGGCTATATACCCTTGTTTTAGTTCTGATGAAATATTTATTTTAGAGTGGTGAAAATAGCGATCATGGGATCGCTATTTTTTTTGTCGGTGATGTTTGTATGTCGCGCTGCACCACTGGGGCTAAATAGTCGATAGTTTTGCTTTGGCTTTTCCAATATGTCAGCTAAAAACAAATGGAACTTAGGATTGCTAACGGGGGGTCAAAATGAATAAAAAGCTCTCGCCATTTGTTATTGCCCCGATTGCGTTTTTGCTCGCAATGCAGGGGGCAAGCGCCATGACTTTGGGCGACTTACAAGTCAAATCATATATTGGGCAACGATTCAAAGGGGATATTCCATATCGTTTGGGCGCCAATGAACGTTTACTTGAAGACTGCCATGCAATTCGGCAAATTAGCGGTGATGTGAATTATTTGGGATCGGCCAGTTTGCAAGTGATTCCGTATGGCGATGGAAACTCCGGCGTAATTCGTATTACCTCGCAACGCCCCAGTGACGAGCCCATCATGGGATTTGCCCTTCAAGTGCAATGCGAAAATATTGACTTAACACGGGAATTCACTGTTTTTCTTGACCCAGCTCCGATCGTCGATGCCCCGGTAGTGTCAGACAAAACGAAAACTTTGCCGCTGAATACGTCAATCGAAGCTAAAAAAGCGCAGATGACAACGGTTGTTAAAAAAGACACCAGTTTGGAGCAAATTGCCCGGCGTTATTATTCTCTAGGTTCAACTCAATATGAGCGCTATTTGCAGAAACTTAAACGCAGCAACCCAGACTTTACCGCAGATGAAGTGATTGTGGCAGGGACTGAATTGCATGTTCCTCCCAGACCGAAAGCCAAGCCTAAAGCCGTTAATTTGAACGCGGCACCACCTCAATTAGCGGCAAACCCGCCTCAGCTTGCTAATGAGCAGGGCTTATTACGTCTGGAGGGGGCTGAACGGCAGGTCAGCGTACCCAATTCCAAGGTGAACCCCGATGCGTATGTAAAAGAGCTGGAGGCGAAGGTTGCCCAATTGACGGAACTGCGGCAAAAGTTACAAATGGAGATCGATGCTCTAGACCAGCGTTTGGCACTCAATGCAGCAATAAGTGCGCAGCAGACAGGGTTGGCGAGTGGTATGGCTAGTGCAGTGGCGACTGTCGCGCCTAAGCCGGTGCAAACGGCTGCCGCAATCGCAAAACCCGCTGAATCGACCGTTAAAAGATCTGTCGATAACGGGATGACCTGGCAATGGCCGATGGTTGGGTTCTTGGCCTTTGTGGGTGGGGGAGTGTGGTGGTGGTTGCGTCGCCGTACTGAGCAGGATGGTTTTGATTCGGTGGCATCACACAGCGTCTTGAGTGTATTAAAAACGAATTACTCGCCGCGGCACGCCGCGCCCACAGAGTTGTCATTAATTCAGCAAGCCAATTCGGCTATTCAGGTATCAGATGCGGAAACATCGAGTTTAGAGCAGGCTCAGTATTATTTAGCCCATGGTGATACTTTCCGTGCTCTGGAATTGCTGCAGCAATTACTGGATGCAGACCCGCAAGACGTTGAACGCTGGTTGATGCTATTTCGGGTTTATCGTCAGCAAGGGATGAAGTCAGACTATATTCGTCTGGCACAACAATTTAGAGCGCAAGATCCAAAACCAGCCGATGATGATTGGGAGTTGGTTCGCAGTATCGGCTATAAGCTAGCGCCGGAAGTGGAGTTGTTCGCGCGCGGGGATTCAACGCATGTTGCAGCTGCTGCTGAAAAGCAGCAAGAACAACCTGTAGATTTAGCCATTGAGAATTTAACCATGGCCACTCAGGCAGCCAGCATCGGCAAAGAACCCGATAATATTAACTTGCTTGAGGCATTTCAGGCTAAGCCAGCCATGGTGAAGCCATCTACAGCACAAAAAATCGCACCGCCATTAGCAGGGGATGAAACGATCAATGTGCCTGAGCTTTCGGTGATGAATCATCAGGAAGATATTTCTAGCTTGGAACAATTTGAGTTTGATGTGAAAGAATTAGAGTTTGACGATGAAAAAGAGAAGGCCAACAAAAACTAATTGAAAGATCCGTAATAAAATCTATGCTCAGCCAGAACTTTGCAAGCACAATTTACTGATGAATAATGACTTTGAAGCCTTGCTCTAATCTATTCGGATTCTGTTGGACTCAATAGCCCGATCCTTGATGTGAGCCGCTCCTGACGATCCTTAAAAAGCCCACAGTCTCGTGGACTGTTTTTATTGCCAGGTTAGTCGTCAGGCCGTGGGGCCGCTTGTCTTCATCAGTGTCTGTCTTGCGCAAAGGCAGGCTTCACTCACCGCCGGTTCTGCCGGCGGTTTGTTTTTTCATGCAAGGTCCGCGGGTGCGGGTGATACTCGTCCCCTGTGGCGAGGATCGCCCACACCACGCGGGCCAATTTGTTGGCGACCGCACACGCCACTACATTGCCGTGTCGCCGCACCATCAATTCTCGCGTCCATTCGGCGATCGCACTGTCCCAGCGTGTCGCGTTGAGCATGATCACGTGCGCGCACTGCACTAACAATCGTCGCAACGACTTGTCACCTCGTCTGCTGATGCCCAATAGTTTGGCTTTGCCGCCCGTCGAATGCTGCCGCGGCACGAGGCCAAGTGAGGCAGCAAAATCCCGTGCTTTGCCATATCCTTTGGCGTTGCCCGCATCGGCGGCGAGTTGGCTGGCGGTGATCGGACCGATGCCGGGTATCGTCATTAAACGTGTGGCGACATCATTGCTGCGTGCCTCAGTGGCAATCTGCTGGTCGAGCACCTGAATCAGGCGTTCCAGCAACAGCACGTGCTCGAACTGCTGCAACAAGATCTGCCGCACCATCACCGGCAAATCATCGGATGGTGTGGCGAGCAAGGTGGGCACTTGCCGGATACCACGCATGCCTAGCGGCAATGTGATGCCAAATTCCAGTAGCAAAGCATGGATCTGATTGGTGGTTTGAATCCGCTCGGCCATGCGGGCTTCGCGCATTCGATGCAAGCTCGAAACAGCTTGTTGTTGCATTGATTTGATCGCGACATAGCGCATTGAAGGACGACAAGCGGCTTCGCAGATGGCGTGTGCGTCGATGAAGTCGTTCTTGTTGCCTGTGACGAAGGGGCGAATGTACTGAGGGGCAATCAGCTGGGCGTGATGTCCGAATTCGATGAGTTTGCGCGCCAGCCAGTGCGCACCGGCGCACGCTTCCATCACAATACGGCAAGGTGGATGCGTCGCAAGAAACTCGATCAAGCCTGTGCGGGTGAATTGGCGCTTGTAGAGAACGTGCCCTGCCACATCCTGTGCGACAGCGTGAAAAGTGTGTTTGCCAATATCAAGCCCAATCAAAGTTGCAGTTGCCATGATGATCTCCTCGCCAGAAAAGAAAACAGCCCCTACAGCTTACGCCTGCAGGGGCTGGTTCTGGCTGACCATCACATTAAGCCTCGATTCTTTCCGTAGAGTCGAGGCTTTTTAGTTAGTGCAACTTAATACATTGCAAGTAAAACTAGCTAATTACTGCTCAGTTTTTTCTGGAAACGGCTCACCACGGGTTTTCCACAGTGAGTACAGCACACCAGCGAGCAACAGGCCAAACGTCACACCTAATGAAACCGCGGTTGGAATCTTAAAGTCGACCAAGCCTTCGTGATTGAAGTATACCAAGCCCACCTTCACACCGATGAATACCAATACCACTGACAATGCGTATTTCAGGTAATGGAAGCGGTGAACCATTGCTGCCAAAGCGAAATACAGCGCACGCAAACCTAAAATCGCGAAGATGTTTGAGGTGTATACGATGAAGGGATCTTGAGTGATCGCGAAGATCGCAGGAATACTATCCACCGCGAAGACCAAGTCAGCCGTTTCAACCAAGATCAAGGTCAGGAACAGCGGAGTAGCCCACCAGCCTCTCGCCAAACCGTGATCTTCACCACGAACCCAGAAGTTTTGGCCGTGCAAAGTTGGGGTGAAGCGCATTTTGCGACGTAGCCATTGGTAGAATTTATTGTCTTCCAAATTGCCGTGTTCATCGTCCGAGAACAGCATTTTCACGCCAGTGAAAATCAGGAATGCACCGAACAATACCAACACGCCTTGGTATTTTGCAACCAAGACTGCTCCGAGGCCGATCATGATGGCGCGCATCACAATCACACCCAAGATGCCCCAGAATAGGACGCGATGTTGATACATCCGTGGCACGCCTAAGCTGGTGAAAATCAAGGCAATCACAAAGACGTTATCCATCGACAACGATTTCTCAATCAGATAGCCTGTAATGTACTCCATACCCGCTGTCGCACCTTTATACCACCACAGCCAAGCACCAAAAGCCAAGCCCATGAAGATATAGAAAGCCGATAATTTCAGGCTTTCGCTGACCGAGATTTCATGTTGATCTTTGTGTAATACACCTAAGTCAAACGCCAGCAGGGCAATGACCAAGCCAAAGAACATGAGCCAGACCCATAAAGGATAGCCAACCCAAAGCGTAGTAAAAAATTCCATAAATTTCCCTTACCCCGTTAGGTAATACAATGTGGATTAATTATTAATATATAGCGTACACAACCGCGAACTACACTATGAACACAGATTCAACAATAAGTTTCATTGATAGCCACTGCCATTTAGATGCCAGCGAGTTTGATCGTGATCGTGACGAAGTCGTCGCGCGTTCAATTGCGGCTGGTATTCATCAGTGGGTAGTTCCGGCGGTCAGTGCTCAAAGTTTTGCCAAGACGCTAAGCATGCAGCAATTATACGGTGCAAAAATTGCTTTGGGTTTGCATCCTATCTATGAGGCAGAGCATGATGACTCCGACTTAGGACAATTACAGGGATTGTTGGAGCAAGGGCATGCTATTGCTGTGGGTGAGATTGGTCTAGATTTTTATTTGCCAAAACTGAATGTTGCTCGGCAAATTCAATTTTTTGAAGCTCAGCTTAAAATAGCCCGCGATTATGATTTACCAGTGATTGTGCATATTCGGCGCAGTCAGGATCATGTGCTCAAATATCTTCGGAAATGGCGAGTAAAGGGCGGTATTGCCCACGCTTTTAATGGCAGTGAACAACAAGCAAATGAATTTATTAAATTAGGTTTCTGCCTAGGGTTTGGTGGTGCCATGACCTATAGCGGATCACAGCGCATCCGCCGACTTGCGCAAAATTTGCCGCTGGAATACATCGTGTTAGAAACTGATGCACCCGATATTCCGCCTGCGTGGTTGGCTGGTCCGCCCATGCAACGAAATGAACCTGCCGAGTTGTTACTGATTGCAAATGAGTTGGCGAAGCTGCGGGGGATAGATCTAGCAAAAGTTGCTTTACAAACAAATGAAAATGTATCCCGGGTGCTTGAGTTAAGCCTTGAGCGATAAAAAAATGCCGTTCACAACAGGAACGGCATTTTATTCTTATATGCCGATGCGAGTGTTTTTATCACTCGTTGCTTTGCTGCTCCCACGGTAGCGGCACTGCGATGTCGTTCAGAATGAATTTTCCCTTTTGCAGCGATGCCTTGGCTGATAATAAATCACCGTTTACTCGGATGAGATTTTGATCGGCAAGCTTGTTGATCTGTCCTTCAACAAATTGGCTAGCTAAGTAGTCAATATCGGCATGATTGACATCACCTGCTGCTCCATCGGCGTTGCTAAACATATTGCGTGCTTGCCACATCACTAGTGTTTCAACAACTTTACGTGGAATCACAAAATCGGCTTTGGCGTCGAGTTTGTTGACCAGATCAACAGGCTTTTCCAAATCAGCCTCAACAAAGCCCTTTAAGCCCACTGAGCCAGAAAAGTGAATTTTGCCATTAGGTAACTTCACTTCCAGTTTACGAATGGCAAATTCTGGGTCGTTTTTCAATAATGGTAGGCCGTGTTCTTTTGCTAATTTGCTCAAGGCTTCTGTGAGCTGCTCGCGAGTAAGTTTTTGTTTTTGCAGTAGTGTTACTTCATCGCTAATTTTAGCTAATGTTTTACCGTGCAAATGATTGGCTTCAGCCAGCAAAATAGCTGGGCCGTAAGGTTTGTCGTTGAGAGTGAGCTTATTTAAGTCAAATTGCGCACTGCCATTAATAAACTCACCTTGTTCGCTCACTTTGCCGTGATAAACCAAGTTTTCCAGCTTGAGCTTCAGTGGATTGCCTTCTTGCATATCCAAATCAAACTGAGCTACTTTTGCGGTGTTGGTGCCGATCATGATTTGATTGGCGCCTTTGCTTTGATTCAGATTAATCGTCAAGCCCTGTAGCGCAAAAGAGCCCTTAGACTTAGCTTCGCCAGATAGGCCGGGAACGCTGGCGTCAAATTTTACGCGATTGAAATCACCGCCGTAATCGAGCGTGGCTTCTAAGCCTTGCCACTTGGCTTTAACGCCAGACAGCGCTTCTTCATAGTCAAAGCTTGGCACAGAAATTTTCATCACGCCATCGTCGTTAAAGGCGATGCGGTTTTCGATGCTAATTGGTTTTTGTTCACCAAAAAATTTGGCTAAGAATTTTTGTGTATCTTCGCTGTATTTAAAGTCCGTAGTCACAACGGCTTTATATGGAATGGGGTTGAGGCGAGTTAGCAGCGGTAAAGGGCCATGTTGAATGTGATTGGTGTAAGTCACTTCAAACGTTTGCAGCTTTTCGCCTTCTTTTTCTAGCAAAAAGCGATACAACTCTGGGTTGACTTGCAAAGTGGTGGTTTCAGTCGAGCTGAGCCAACCTCGCTGATAGCTGTGCGATTTAACGATAAAGTACGGCAGTTTGCTGATCCAATCGTGCTGTTTAAGCATCGTAGTTTCAACTGCTTGACCAGCATAATAGCTGCCACCCAAGTAGCCAGTGCTCAACACGAGCAAACCGAGTGCACTGCCTGCGATTACTTTACGTTTCACCGTGAAACCTCTAAATTTGATGTTTGTTTTACCGTGTTGCGATTATATCTGATCGATGTAAAAACAGGCGCCGAAGCGCCTGTGATTATTTGCTTAGTGCTTAGATACGGCGCGCCAGTTCCTCGGCGGTGCCAAGGTAAGAGCTAGGCGTCAATGCTTTCAGACGGTCTTTCGCGTCTTGTGGAATCGCCAGGCCATCGATAAACACCGCTAGCGCCTCTTTGCTGATACCAGTTTTGCCACGCGTCAATTCTTTCAATTGCTCGTATGGATTAGGTACGCCATAACGACGCATTACGGTCTGGATAGGCTCAGCCAATACTTCCCAGTTGTTGTTCAAGTCAAACAACATCGCATCGCGATTGGCCATCAATTTGTTCAAGCCTTTCAGCGCTGCAACGTAGCCGAGCAAGGAATAACCCAAGCCAACGCCCATATTACGTAATACGGTTGAGTCGGTCAGGTCACGCTGCCAGCGTGATACTGGCAGTTTTTGGCTGAGGTGGAACAATACTGCGTTGGCGATACCCAGATTACCTTCGGAATTTTCGAAGTCGATCGGGTTTACTTTGTGCGGCATCGTCGAAGAGCCCACTTCGTTTTTGTTCACTTTCTGTTTGAAGAAACCCAGAGAGATATAGCCCCAGATATCGCGATTCATATCGATCAAGATCGTGTTCGCGCGCGCGAAGTCGTCGTACAACTCGCTCATGTAGTCGTGCGGTTCGATCTGGATTGTGTATGGGTTGAATGTAATGCCTAAGCTTTCAACAAAGCGGCGGCAGAAGCCTTCCCAATCGAGTTCTGGATAGGCTGATAAATGTGCGTTGTAGTTACCTACGGCGCCATTAATTTTGCCAAGCAACTCAACATCAGCGATGCGGCTTAGTTGACGCTCTAAACGGAAAGCGACGTTGGCCATTTCTTTACCCATCGTCGTTGGCGTAGCTGGCTGGCCGTGCGTACGGCTCATCATTGGCGCATCGGCTAATTCGTGGGCCAATTCTTTCAATTTGGTAATGATTTCGGCCAGTTTTGGCAACATCACGCCTTCGCGTGCGCCTTTGAGCATTAAAGC from Chitinibacter sp. SCUT-21 encodes the following:
- a CDS encoding YdgA family protein, with the protein product MKRKVIAGSALGLLVLSTGYLGGSYYAGQAVETTMLKQHDWISKLPYFIVKSHSYQRGWLSSTETTTLQVNPELYRFLLEKEGEKLQTFEVTYTNHIQHGPLPLLTRLNPIPYKAVVTTDFKYSEDTQKFLAKFFGEQKPISIENRIAFNDDGVMKISVPSFDYEEALSGVKAKWQGLEATLDYGGDFNRVKFDASVPGLSGEAKSKGSFALQGLTINLNQSKGANQIMIGTNTAKVAQFDLDMQEGNPLKLKLENLVYHGKVSEQGEFINGSAQFDLNKLTLNDKPYGPAILLAEANHLHGKTLAKISDEVTLLQKQKLTREQLTEALSKLAKEHGLPLLKNDPEFAIRKLEVKLPNGKIHFSGSVGLKGFVEADLEKPVDLVNKLDAKADFVIPRKVVETLVMWQARNMFSNADGAAGDVNHADIDYLASQFVEGQINKLADQNLIRVNGDLLSAKASLQKGKFILNDIAVPLPWEQQSNE
- a CDS encoding TatD family hydrolase, giving the protein MNTDSTISFIDSHCHLDASEFDRDRDEVVARSIAAGIHQWVVPAVSAQSFAKTLSMQQLYGAKIALGLHPIYEAEHDDSDLGQLQGLLEQGHAIAVGEIGLDFYLPKLNVARQIQFFEAQLKIARDYDLPVIVHIRRSQDHVLKYLRKWRVKGGIAHAFNGSEQQANEFIKLGFCLGFGGAMTYSGSQRIRRLAQNLPLEYIVLETDAPDIPPAWLAGPPMQRNEPAELLLIANELAKLRGIDLAKVALQTNENVSRVLELSLER
- a CDS encoding TerC family protein; translation: MEFFTTLWVGYPLWVWLMFFGLVIALLAFDLGVLHKDQHEISVSESLKLSAFYIFMGLAFGAWLWWYKGATAGMEYITGYLIEKSLSMDNVFVIALIFTSLGVPRMYQHRVLFWGILGVIVMRAIMIGLGAVLVAKYQGVLVLFGAFLIFTGVKMLFSDDEHGNLEDNKFYQWLRRKMRFTPTLHGQNFWVRGEDHGLARGWWATPLFLTLILVETADLVFAVDSIPAIFAITQDPFIVYTSNIFAILGLRALYFALAAMVHRFHYLKYALSVVLVFIGVKVGLVYFNHEGLVDFKIPTAVSLGVTFGLLLAGVLYSLWKTRGEPFPEKTEQ
- the purB gene encoding adenylosuccinate lyase — protein: MELSALTALSPLDGRYEKQLADLRAHFSEYALIKNRVTVEVAWLKALASENALEEIKPFSAATIAELDALVANFNTEHALEVKTIERTTNHDVKAVEYWLKERLSGNAEVSAASEFIHFACTSEDINNLSHALMLKGAREGVMLPKLAEIITKLKELAHELADAPMMSRTHGQPATPTTMGKEMANVAFRLERQLSRIADVELLGKINGAVGNYNAHLSAYPELDWEGFCRRFVESLGITFNPYTIQIEPHDYMSELYDDFARANTILIDMNRDIWGYISLGFFKQKVNKNEVGSSTMPHKVNPIDFENSEGNLGIANAVLFHLSQKLPVSRWQRDLTDSTVLRNMGVGLGYSLLGYVAALKGLNKLMANRDAMLFDLNNNWEVLAEPIQTVMRRYGVPNPYEQLKELTRGKTGISKEALAVFIDGLAIPQDAKDRLKALTPSSYLGTAEELARRI